Genomic window (Gelria sp. Kuro-4):
TTCCCGGGAAGGTCGCACGAGGCGTCAGGCAACTGGCGTCCTAGATAGATGGTCATCTTCAACAGAACCCGGCTTACAGGCCTGCTCATGCGTAAAAAAAGCCCGCGTGGGCTTTATAAAGTGAATGGCGAGCCCCGGTAAGCGCACTGCTTCCCGGGGCTTTTTCTTGGTGCACCGCTGCCACGGAATACCAAGTTCCTCGCTGCCTGTTTCCTGGAACCGACTGATACGGGTGAAGAACTGAGAAGGTAGGCAGAACACCAAACGACCGCCGTGAAGCCCCCGGGCGGTCGTTTCTGTAGTTCTATGCTTAGTGTTGTGGTGCGGGGTTCGGCGTCTTCACCACCAGGACGCTGAAGGTATCGTCTGGCGCGGCCTTAAGGCCGTGGGGGATGTCCTTGGGGCTGAAGACGAGGTCGCCGGCGGAAACGGCCGCGCTGTCAGCGCCGATGCTCACCTGCCCCCGGCCGGCCTGGACGTAGAAGAAGACATCCACCGGGGTCTGGTGGGCCGGAAGCTCCTGGCCGGGTTCAAGGAGCACGTTGGTCACCGCCACCGCCGGCTCTTCCAGTACACGGCGGATCTTGGGGCCGCGCGGTGAGGTGAGGAGGGGCAGCTCCGCCAGGTGGAGCACCTTAAGGCCGCCCGTGCGCTCGGCCGCCCCCGATGTCTCGCCTTTCAGGTAGCCCGGCGTGAAGCAGCAGTAACCGATGTTGTCCGACTCTTCCTTGATCCTTGCCCAGACTTCCTGTTCAGGAATGGCCTTAAGGGCAGCGGGATAGAGGATGGTGTTTTCCTTGAAGATGTGGTCGCGCAGGTTGAAGATGATGTACTCCGCCGTTCCCTTGAGGTCGTGTTTGAACGCGGCGTAGTCCATCCTCTCCACCCGGGCGGCCAGCTCCAGAAGGTGCTTTTTCTTCGCCCTGAGGGCGGTGTGCTCCAGGCGCATCACCCGCGGCGGCCCGGTGATGCCGCGCCGCTCGAGTTCGGGAAAGAGGGCGTCTTCCTCGCGGGCGTGGTGCTTTTCGGCCTCCACCAGCTCAGCGGCCAGCCGCTTGAGCCGCTCAAAGTCCTCGTTCTCCCGCTCCCAGGCAGCAAGCGCCACCAGGCGCGCTGCAACCTCCTCCAGCTTCGTTAGAAACCCCAGGATCTCATCGTGCTCCGAAACCAGGGTGTGGAGGGGATGCCCGGGACCGGTTCTGAGCTTGATTCGCTTGAGCTCGTCGCTCAAAGCCTCGATGTGGGCCGCACACAGGCCGCGCAGCTCCTCCGGGGTCATGCCCTCCTCAAGCAGCCTCTGTTCCGCCAGCGACAGCTCTACCGGATCGATATCCGCCAAGACGCGCCGTGCCTCTTCCTTGCTGACTTCCTTCGCATTGATTCGCTGTAACAGCTCCGCCAACTTCTTGGTGGCATCCATTTCCAGTCCTCCTTATTGCTCGTCGGCCTTATAGCTGGAAATAAACCCCCTTTCACTTCCGCCGGGCCGAATCACCTCCGTCCCTTTGATCCACTGCTCCCTTAACGCCATTTCCCTCCGCCGCTTCCGGCTTCCGGTACATCCCCGCTACGACTCGGGCGGCCAGATCGGCCATGGTATAGCGCCGGAAGACAGCCTCCAGCGCCGCTTGGGCTTCCTGCCACACCGGGTACAGGGGACAGCTCGCGGTGAGCCGGCAGGAGGGGTCGGCAAAGAGACAGCCCTTGATGGAAAAGCCCCCTTCGGCCAGGTCGATCACCTGGGCCACCGCGATCCGCCTGGGGTCTACGGCCAAGCGGATGCCTCCCTTCGGACCACGGCTGGTTTCCACCCACCCCACCCGTCCGAGTTCGGCTACGATCTGGGGCATGTACTTGGGGGGTATGTCCTGGCTGACGGCGATCTCTCGAGAAGTTAGATAACCCTCACCCTGCCGCCGGGTCAAGGCAATCAGGGTTTTGAGAAAGTACTCTGCCTTGTTCCCGATCATTCTCTCCCACCCTTGTATATTACTAAGTAACTTACTTATATTATGACTGGAAAGCTTATCCTTGTCAATAGTCCCTATCTCCCGCGCGCAAACTTTTCTGCGCTGACCCTCAACACCCTGAAACATGCGGTCCCAAGCAGCAGACACAAAAATGAAACGGCCGGGTTTACACGTGACCGCGCGTGGTTGGGACGCTCGGAGCAGGAAAAGCAAGTGCCGTCAGCCCTTTCCCTGCCCCGCACATACCACCACGGGGCTCAGAAGCGCTTTGGTGGCCGAACGAGGGCCGCCGCTGCGCCGTTTTCATTTCAGGAGGCCAAAGACGTGCCGCACCGCCGGGGCGGCCTGCCAGAGAACGCCCACCCCCATGATGATGAAGAGCAGGCCGGCGGCCAGCTGCACGTACTGCGCGGGGACGTAGCGGGTGATCAGGCTCCCGAAGAAAGCGCCCAGGAAGGTGACCAGGACGAGCGCCGCCGAGGCGCCGAAGAAGATGGGCCACGGTGCGTGGTGCTGGGTGGCCAGGGTGAAGACCGCCAGCTGCGTCTTATCCCCCAGCTCCGCCAGGAAAAGAAGTGAAAAAGCGACGCCGAAGAGCTTCCAGTTCATTTTTCTCCCTCCCGACAAAAAAGACCCCTGTTTACAGCCGCTGCTCTGCGGCCGCAACAAAGGTCTGGCTCTCAAGGCTGCGCCTCGTCCGCCCGGCGGGTGCAAACGCACCAGCATGTCGCCCGGGTGGTGCAGATGGTTCTGCGAGCTACTCCCCTCAGCTGTATTCAGCTCCAAGCTCAGTTTAGCACCGACCCCTGGAAAAAGTCAATGCTTTTGCCCGCCCCTTACATTTTTTCCTGCCGCTAGGAAAGCTTCCCGGGGGCAAGCTTCGTCTGGTCCAGCGCCCAGTTGGCCAAGGCATCGGCGCGGGCGTTTTCTTTTCGGGGTACGTGAGCGATGGAAAAGCTGGTAAAGTCCTTAAGCTCGGCCATAACCGCCGCGTGCAGCGGCACTAGGTTAGGGTGCCGCACCCGGTACTGGCCGTTCACCTGCCGCACCAGAAGCTCGGAATCGGCGCGAATCCCCACGCTGTCGGCGCCAAGGCGCCGGGCCTCCTGCAGCGCCCTGAGCAGCGCCCGGTACTCGGCCACGTTGTTGGTGGTTTCGCCGATATACTCGCCCAGCTCCGCCAGGGTGGTTCCCGCTTCGTCCTGAATGACGATCCCGATCCCGGCCGGTCCCGGGTTGCCGCGGGCGGCGCCGTCGGTATGCAGGATGAGCTTCATCTCAGCAGAACCTCCGTTCCGGCGGGGCAAGGTAGGCACTGACCTGAACGCCCTCTGCCGCCAGCCTTTCTTTCAGGTGCGCCGTCAGCGCCGTTATTACCGGGTTTTCCGTGCCGGCATGACCGGCATCGATGACGGCCAGCCTGCCCAACCGCGCCGCCTGGGCCTCATGGTACTTTACGTCCCCCGTCACCAGCACGTCGGCACCTGCGGCCCGGGCGCGCCCGGCCAGCGAGGCGCCGCTGCCGCCGCACACCGCCACGCGACGCACCGGCTGCCCGCCGTCGCCGCTATACCAGAGCCCCGCGAGGTCCAGGGCCTCTTTCACCTGCTGCGCGAACGCAGCCAGCGGCAGCGCCTCGGCAAGTTCCCCCACCCGTCCTAAGCCGTAGGTCTGCCCCGCGCGGGCCAGGGGGTAAACGTCATAGGCCACTTCTTCGTAGGGGTGGGCCTTGAGCATACGGCTTACGGCCTCACCCAGCTTGGGCGCGGGAACGATGGTTTCCAGTCGGACCTCGTGCACGCGCTCCAACACTCCCTGCCGGCCGATGAAGGGGTTCGTTCCTTCCAGGGGAAGGAATGTCCCTGTCCCTTCCACCTGAAAGCTGCAGTGGCTGTAGTTCCCGATCCAGCCCGCCCCTGCCGCCGTAAGCGCCCGGTGCACGGCGTCCACGTGCTCGGGCGGCACGAACGTAACGATCTTGTACAGTTTCTCCGCTTCCCGCGGCGCCAGCACCTCCACCTTCTCCAGGCCGAGGCGCGCCGCCAGCACGTCCGAGGTCCCACCCGGGGCGTTGTCCAGGTTGGTGTGGGCGCTGTAGACAGCGATGCCTGCGTTTAAAAAGGCCGCCGCCAGGGCCTCTTCGGGGAGGTCCAGGCGCAGGTGTTTGAGCGGCCGGAAAACGAGCGGGTGATGGGTAACGACGAGCTCCGCCCCCAGCTCCCTGGCCCGCTCCAGGACGGCCGGCGCAGGGTCCAGGGCCACCAACACGCTCTTTACCAGGCGGCGCGGGTCGCCCAGCTGCCACCCGGGGTTGTCCCACTCCTCGGCCAGCCGGCGCGGCGCCAGCTCCTCAACGATGCCCGCCACATGGGCTGCTGCCACCGGCATCCAGTAACTCCTCCCACGCCCGCACGCGCTCTAGCGCCAGGCGCGCCCGCGCCCGCCCGGCAGCGCTGCAGGCTGCTTTTTCGATGCGCGCGTAGATTCTTCGCTCGCGGGCGATACGCATTTCAAGATATGGTTTAAGGAGCGGGTCCGGGCGTGCCACCAGGAGCGGCCCGACGGCCAGGAGCGCCTCCGGGTACGCCGGCATCGGCCCCGGCTCCGCCGCCATGATGACATAGAAGCGCTGCCTCTCCC
Coding sequences:
- a CDS encoding DUF438 domain-containing protein; this translates as MDATKKLAELLQRINAKEVSKEEARRVLADIDPVELSLAEQRLLEEGMTPEELRGLCAAHIEALSDELKRIKLRTGPGHPLHTLVSEHDEILGFLTKLEEVAARLVALAAWERENEDFERLKRLAAELVEAEKHHAREEDALFPELERRGITGPPRVMRLEHTALRAKKKHLLELAARVERMDYAAFKHDLKGTAEYIIFNLRDHIFKENTILYPAALKAIPEQEVWARIKEESDNIGYCCFTPGYLKGETSGAAERTGGLKVLHLAELPLLTSPRGPKIRRVLEEPAVAVTNVLLEPGQELPAHQTPVDVFFYVQAGRGQVSIGADSAAVSAGDLVFSPKDIPHGLKAAPDDTFSVLVVKTPNPAPQH
- a CDS encoding Rrf2 family transcriptional regulator; the encoded protein is MIGNKAEYFLKTLIALTRRQGEGYLTSREIAVSQDIPPKYMPQIVAELGRVGWVETSRGPKGGIRLAVDPRRIAVAQVIDLAEGGFSIKGCLFADPSCRLTASCPLYPVWQEAQAALEAVFRRYTMADLAARVVAGMYRKPEAAEGNGVKGAVDQRDGGDSARRK
- a CDS encoding TMEM165/GDT1 family protein, which gives rise to MNWKLFGVAFSLLFLAELGDKTQLAVFTLATQHHAPWPIFFGASAALVLVTFLGAFFGSLITRYVPAQYVQLAAGLLFIIMGVGVLWQAAPAVRHVFGLLK
- a CDS encoding ribonuclease HI family protein; translated protein: MKLILHTDGAARGNPGPAGIGIVIQDEAGTTLAELGEYIGETTNNVAEYRALLRALQEARRLGADSVGIRADSELLVRQVNGQYRVRHPNLVPLHAAVMAELKDFTSFSIAHVPRKENARADALANWALDQTKLAPGKLS
- a CDS encoding Nif3-like dinuclear metal center hexameric protein — its product is MPVAAAHVAGIVEELAPRRLAEEWDNPGWQLGDPRRLVKSVLVALDPAPAVLERARELGAELVVTHHPLVFRPLKHLRLDLPEEALAAAFLNAGIAVYSAHTNLDNAPGGTSDVLAARLGLEKVEVLAPREAEKLYKIVTFVPPEHVDAVHRALTAAGAGWIGNYSHCSFQVEGTGTFLPLEGTNPFIGRQGVLERVHEVRLETIVPAPKLGEAVSRMLKAHPYEEVAYDVYPLARAGQTYGLGRVGELAEALPLAAFAQQVKEALDLAGLWYSGDGGQPVRRVAVCGGSGASLAGRARAAGADVLVTGDVKYHEAQAARLGRLAVIDAGHAGTENPVITALTAHLKERLAAEGVQVSAYLAPPERRFC